CCTGAAATATCAGGCAGCATCAAGTCAAGTATAATCAAATCAGGATTGGTTTCATTGAAGACCTCCATAGCTTCTTTACCGTTTAATGCTGTAAACACTTTATAACCGTTATATTCAAGATATGATTTTATAACCTCTGATATTTTTGTTTCATCATCAACAACCAGTATTTTTTTTGCAGAATCAGTCAATCCAAAATCCTCCGTCCATAGTTTTTATATATAAATATACCCCGTTCCACACATATAATCAGTGAAACGAGGTTTACTTTTTCCTTCCGGACCTGTTGATAAAGCTTATACGAAATTATTATGTTCCATGGTAACATCATAACCCTGATCTTCAATTGCATCTTTAATTTGTTTTCCTTTAACAATCTCAGGGTCAAACTCAACTGTTACCTTTTTAGTAGCGAGGTCAACGTCAACCTTTTCTACTCCTTGTAAAGAGCCGACAGCATTTTTAATGCTGTTTACACAGTGATTACAGGTCATTCCTTCAACAACAATATCTGTTATTTCCTTAGCCATAAAAATACCTCCCTTTTTATAATTCTACAATGATATTATTTTTTAGTTTCAATTCTTTATGTATTCAACTTTTGCAAGTATATACCAATCACTGATTTCATGCAAGCTGCAAAAGTTGATATGTTATTTAATTTTACTCTGTTTTCCAATTAGCTGTAAACAGGCCCTTATTATTTTCGATAAATTCTTTTGGTATAGTGATATTTTCGGGATCCTCTTTTTTGTTTTCCCTATATATAGGAATTGGATTGCAGCCGCCTCTTTGTTGCTCTATCATATCCATAGAAAATCTGTTGCCACAATTCTGACAGACAATAACGTCGCCTTCCTGCTTGTAATAAGCTCTTGGTGAGCCATTGCACACCTGACATGTATTAAAGGCTGTTCTTATTGTACCATCACTTGCTTTAACTGCAAGAACTTCCATATTGGTCTTACCTGCCTTTACAGGATAAAATGTAACTTTATTTGTAATCTGACTCTTAGGTATTATAGTATCTTCAACAGCCACAATATTTTGCGAATCATTTCCTGCAAATTTTAATATTAAAATTCCGGCTAATACTACTATTATTGCTCCGATTATGGTAAAGTTTAACTTATATGAATTTTTCAATTTGTTACCTCCTTGTATTAATTTTTAAACTACAGCTAAATACTATCAATAAGATATGTAGATTTTATGAAGGTTACAAATTTGCAATGTTTATTTACTTATTTTGCTATGTTAATATATATTTTGTATATAAAAAAATATAGGAGTGTGACAAATGAAGTCTGCAAAGATATCCTTTTTAAGTTGCCTTTTCAGCGGAATTATTTTATTTATAATAGGTACTGTTCTAATGGTTAATATAAAAACAACGCCTCCTCCTCAACAAAAGAAAGAAAATGCCTTGCCGTCAGGCGATACAAAAAACTCTATAAATGTAACTGAAACATACACAAACAGCGGTAATCCGATTAATTTTCTTGTCTTAATAAAAGAAGCCTCCGGTGCAAATACAGATTCAATGATTGTTGCAAATTATGAACCTGCAACTAATCAAATCAGCCTACTGACCATACCGAGGGATACAAAGCCTACCAGTAAAGGAACCTATAAAATAAATTCTGTATTTTATCTGGGTACAAAAAAATATGCTAATTTGCCTTCATCTCAATGCAAGCATAAAGCCGCTGAATATACAGCTCAAACCATAAGCAATCTTACAAACATTCCTATAGATTATTATGTGTACCTCGAAATAGACACAATTAAGAAAATTGTAGACATGCTTGACGGGGTTTATTTTGATGTTCCTGCTGATTTGAGATATCCTGACCCATCTCAAGACCTGAATATTAACCTAAAAAAAGGGTATCAACTCCTTGATGGTGACAAGGCAGAGCAATTGCTGAGATTCAGGAAGCCCCCTTACAGTCTTAGAAAAGCACCTGAAGACCTTCGCAAGTATTACGACGGTTCAGACCTCAAAAGAACGGAAATGCAGATAAAGTTTGTCAATGAACTTATTAAACAAAAAGTAACTGTTTTGAACCTTCCCAAGCTTATTCCTGTTATTAACTATGCCTTCAGCAATGTAATTACAAACATTTCACTTTCAGATACGCTGAACCTCGCAAGTGGATTTACAAAGGCCAACAGACCGGAAATGAACACTTTTAAGTTATACGGTGTAGACAGGACTATAAATGATATATACTATTTCATATACAATAATAAAGTTGAAGATGTTAAAACAAGAGATCAGTATGATACTCAGGAGATAATTGAAAAGTTTTTTAAAACAAAAACCGGCAACTTTTTGCCTGACCCTGATAAAAAATACAATTATCACACAGTACTCGCCGATAACCCATCAAACAGTGAAACTGAGTCAAGAAACAACGGTAAAGACAAGCCTTAAAGAAAAAGCATAATAGCCGAAAAAACGGTTATTATGCTTTTCTATACTCTATCAATATCAAAGTTTTACTTCAAGGTGAAACTGTTCCAAATTGAGCTTACCATTTCTTTATTCGTATTGCCATAGTAGAAATCATTTGCAGTGAAGGTAACCTGTATCATTTGGTTTCCTTTAGTCAATACATATACATCCTGGCGGTATTGAGTGTTGTTTTCATTTACAATAAATACATATTTGTAACCGAAGGTACCTTTTTCATTAATGGCAGTTTTACTTTCCAATTTTAAATTCTTATCAAGTAAACTGTTAAAGTACTGGTCAAGACCTGAAAAAGAATCCGTTGATGATGTTTGCATTTCAGCCGTTGAAATATTTAAATATATACTCTCATCGCTACTATAATATGTTTTAGAATCTTCAGTATTATCTTGACTTGTTTTCCATCCGGAAGGAAGTTTAAAGGAATAATAGTCGTCGTCAATTGTACGGGTTTTTGTTGAGGCGGTTATTTTTGAAGGATCCATCAGCTTACCCGTTGCTTTTAAATCTAGCTGTTCAAATCTGAATGAATTAACCATCCCTTCCACCATCATTCTCTTGTTGGAATCATTATATGCTTCTTCCGGAAGCTCGTAACACAATACGTATTTATAGCTTTTATCCACGAAGAAAATATCACAACCATATTTTTGCTTACCTGACCTTGTATATTTATAATACAACTTGCTGCATTTTACTCCTCCAATAACAGCACTTTCCTGCCCCTCAAACTTGAACATTTCAGGATTGTAATCACGCTCATAACTCTTGATTGCTGATGATGTTATTAAATCCAAGGTCTCTCCCTTTTCAAGGGAATAAATATTTACTGAAAATAGCTCTCCGAGGAGACCATTAAACTGAACTTCATTATGAATATTTTCATCCTTATATTCGCTCCAGTAAGGTAGGATCTTTGCTGACCATTTCAGCTGAGTGTCCTGATACTTTCTGTATCCTGCGGTTGTTACATCAGACAAATCCTCTGTGCTACCGTCCTTGCTGAACTTAAACTGAAATGAATCAAGTAAATCCTGATACTTGCTATCCAGGTAGGATTTGTCATTATCTAAAAGCAGCAGCATTGAGAATTTCTTTGTATCGGTCATATAAACTCTCTTTTCAAAAGTTAAATCACTGTCTTTATAAACTATTTCTGCATATTCAAATCCCTTTAACTCATAAATTCCAGAGTCTATAAGTGTTGAATCCTCTGCTTCTTCACGAAGATTTTGCTGTTCATCCTCCAGAGTTGCATCCTTATCCTTGTCTCTGATTGCAACACTTATACTGTAGGATGCATCCTGTGAAATGAAAAAACTATAGTCTCCGTTAAAGCTTCTTGAACCCAGAATAAGCTCACGTGGAAGCTTCATAGACCAGTTATAGTAGCTATCTCCCACTTTTGTCTTATTTGTATTTTTTATTAATGTACCAAAGTCCTTTATGCTATTTGGGTTTGCGATTTCTTTTGTAAAAGTAACTTTTCCGCCACTATTTGTGAGGTCAGCCCCAAATACATCAGCTAAAAAAGAAATAGTTGCCATGAACGATGAATTTTTTATGTACGGAGCGGCATCCATTTTTGTTTTCTTGCCTGCTATTATAGCCTCTTGCTTTTTATCGGTAATTTTGATTTCCACATCATTGTATTTGATAACAGCAGTTTTTTTCTTTAAATCAGGGGTAAATGAAGCACCCAACGCGTCTGTTATAACCTTTACTGGAACAAAAGTTTTTCCTTTCACAACAGCACTGGCTTCTGCTTTTACTGCCTTACCGTTAGCAGTATAGCTTCCTGAACCTGCTTTAAAAGAAACTGTTATTATGGTTGATGTATTCTCATCAAGAAGATCATCTGCTGCAAATACACTCACCGAACTTAAAATCAAACAAACAATTAAACTGAACAGCACAAATAGCTTTTTCATTTTTTAAATCCTCCAAGTGCCTCTACCGGGCATATTTTAACTGTTATTTTAATTCGTCCATTACCACATTGAAACTCTGTACCTTACCGTTTCTTCTTACACCTACTTTGATTTTATTACCGGGAAGTACGGATTTATATGCTTCATTAAGATCCACAAGTGTATTTACATATACACCGTTTATACTGTAAATAAAATCATCTTTTTTTAAACCATATTTTTCTGCACAAGACCCTTTTTCAATGTTTGTTATTTTTAAACCATTTCTACTCGGTAATCCGTAAAGAGCCACATAGTCCTCTTCAAAATCAGCACCCAATGTAACTCTTTTTACTTTGCCATATTTGTAGAAGTGGTTTAAAACATACTGGACAGTATCTATGGGGATGGCATAACTTAATCCTTGTGCATTAACGGTTGTCATTGAGTTAATACCAATAACTTCTCCCTTTGTAGTTAGAAGCGGCCCACCGCTGTTACCGGGGTTTATGGCAGCATCAGTCTGTATAAGCTTGTATTGATAGAAACCATCAGCACTTCTGTTCAGCCCGCTGATTACACCAACTGAAGCAGAATTCCTGTTTTGAAATGACATAGGTGTTCCAATTGCTATAGCAGTCTTTCCGATTACTATATCCTGCATTTTGCCAAGTGTGGCCGCTGTAAGTCCAATCTTGTCAATCTTTATTACAGCAAGGTCGCTTGGCTTATCGATGTATTTAATTCTGGCTTGGTATCCTGTGCCATCCGTTAAAACAACGACAATTCTACTCATGTCTTCAACTACATGGGCATTTGTAAGGATATCTCCGCCGGATTTGATTATTATGCCTGTCCCCAGCACAACTCCATCGGCGGTAGAATCTCCTGAATCAATATTACCGATTATACCAACTACTGATGGACTTATTGACTTGATAATGTTTGGAATAATATCATCATTTTTAGTGGAAATATTGATAGACTTGCTTGTTTTACTTGCATTAAAGCCTAATTGATTTGCAAGTGCCTCCGCATCTACATAGATCTTGTTATTTACTGTTGTTGTTCCGATATCGGTTGAAATACCGTTTATAGACAGCTTGAACTGAGTAGCACCTGAAACAAGAAAATTGAAACTTAATAATAAGATCATTACTACCAGTAGTACTAAATACCTTTTTTTCATATTGTGACCTCTGTTGGAATTAATATTGTAATTCTAACACTATTTGGCAACCCAATTCAAGTATAAATTATTTTATGTTAAACTAATATTAAAATGGCCTTATAAAATTTCTTACTATAAAATATATTAAAGAAATCGCACCCAACGCCCACCAAAAGATACGGTTTCTTGGAAATACCTTTTTATGCCTGCCAAATACATAAGTTATCAACTCAATATATGCCAGTATAACCAGAATAATACCCAGCAATGGTACAGGGTTAAATCTTATGGAGCTCGGAATATCACCTTTTAGTAAATGCTGAACACTTCTTGTATTGCCGCACCCCGGACAATATATGTTGAGATAAGTATAGCTTGGACACGAAGGAAAAAGTGTCCCTAAATATATAATCTGATTTCTTAGGAAATAAGCTAAAATAATTAGCGCAAAAGGAAAAATACAAACTGCGGCCTTTATCCATTTTAGATTGTTTTTCAAAATCTACTCACCTTTCACTTATTCTAGTCTATAATCTTATTAACCGGAATTTGACTGCGTACGTTGTTTACCATATTGAGGTCAATATCAGCTATCAGTATTCCCTCTTTTTCGTCTGCCCTTGAAACAACACTTCCCCAGGGGTCGCACACCATTGAATTGCCGTAAGAGACATAATCAGCACTTGTATTCCTGGCAGAAGAAACCACTGCATGGAATATCTGATTATCAAGTGCTCTTGCCCTCACAAGCAGCTCCCAGTGTGCAGGGCCTGTTGTCATATTAAATGAAGCCGGTGTAATAATTATTTTTGCCCCTGCCTCTGTCATTTCAGAGTAAAGCCCAGTAAAACGCATATCAAAACAAACGGCAAGACCTACACCCCCAAATTCGGTTTCGGCAACGGTAACCGACCTTCCTGCTGTCAAAACATCGGATTCCCTAAAAGCAATACCATCCTTAATATTTACATCAAAGAGATGTACTTTTCTGTGTTTTGCTATTATATTACCTTGTCTGTCAAACATTATTGATGAATTGTAGACACAGTCATTGGAACGTTCAGGAATAGTCCCCGCTACAATATACATATTATTATACTTTGCCGACTCTGAAATGACTGATATGGTTTTACTATTTTCTATATTTTCAGCATATAAAGAAAACATCTTTGTGTCATAAGGGCAATTAAACATTTCAGGGAGTATTGCTATGTCTGCACCTCTTTTACAACATTCTTCAATCATGGACAGTGCTTTTTTTAAGTTATCATTTTTATTATCCGTAACAGCCATTTGGCATAAACCAAGTTTTATCTTAGTATTCATGAAATACCTCCTGAAAATATGTATTCCTATATCATCCATATATATTATAAGGGTGGTAAATTACCAGTTAGACCGGTAATTTGCCACCCTTTATAAAATTCTGTTTTATAAATTTAGTTTTTAAGGCTGTGCATTGGAGCCGGAATTCTTCCGCCTCTCTTAATAAACTCATTACTGCTGAAAGGATTTACTTTCATAACAGGACCTGAACCCAGTAATCCCCCGAACTCAACCTTGTCTCCGACTTTCTTGCCCGGAGCAGGAATTAATCTGACAGCAGTGGTTTTGGTATTAACCACACCGATTGCAGCTTCATCCGCAATTATTGCAGAAATAGTTTCAGCACTGGTATCACCCGGAACAACAATCATGTCAAGTCCTACTGAACATACACAAGTCATTGCTTCAAGCTTTTCCAGAGTTAATGCCCCTGAAAGTGCTGCATCAATCATTCCTGCGTCTTCACTTACAGGAATAAACGCACCACTTAGGCCACCAACGTAGGAAGAAGCCATTACTCCTCCCTTTTTAACTGCATCATTTAAAAGAGCAAGAGCCGCAGTGGTTCCGTGAGTTCCACACTTCTCAAGACCCATTTCTTCAAGAATATATGCAACACTGTCCCCGATTGCAGGAGTAGGAGCCAAAGATAAATCAACAATACCAAAAGGAACATTTAACCTTCTGGATGCCTCCTGCGCTACCAGCTGTCCCATTCTTGTTATCTTGAAAGCAGTCTTCTTAATAGTTTCAGAAACAGTTCCAAAATCGGCACCCTTAACCTTTTCCAAAGCACATTTTACAACACCGGGTCCGCTTACACCAACATTTATAACACATTCCGGTTCTCCGATACCATGAAATGCACCTGCCATAAACGGGTTGTCCTCTACAGCGTTAGCAAAAACAACAAGTTTTGCACATGCAAGTGCTCCGTTATCTGCGGTCAATTCAGCACATTTCTTTATAATCCTGCCCATTTCAGCCACAGCATCCATATTTATACCTGCTTTTGTAGAAGCAACATTTACAGATGAACAAACAAGTTTTGTCCGGCTTAATGCTTCAGGAATGGATTGTATAAGCCTCTTATCACCTACTGTGTAGCCCTTATGAACAAGAGATGAAAATCCGCCTATAAAATTTACGCCCACAGTTTGCGCTGCTTTGTCCATAGCTTCAGCAAACTTAACATATTCGTCGCTTTCACAACTTTCAGCAACAAGAGCAATGGGAGTTACTGATATTCTTTTATTAATTATGGGTATACCGAATTCCCTTTCGATATTTTCTCCGGTAACAACAAGCTTTTCAGCATATCTGGTTATCTTGTCGTAAATCTTCTTACATGAAATATCTATATCGGGATGACAACAATCCCTCAATGAAATACCCATAGTAATTGTTCTTATATCAAGATTTTCTTTTTGAATCATATCAATGGTTTCTAGTACTTCGAAAGGACCTAGCATTATTGTTCACCTCATATTCTATGCATTGAATTAAAAATATCTTCGTGCTGAATCTGTATTTTCAGACCCATTTCAACACCCTTGGATTCCAACTTATCAGAAATATTATGAAATGGTATGTTGCATTTGGATATATCTACAAGCATTATCATTGTAAATACATCCTGCAGAATAGTCTGGGATATATCAAGTATATTAACATTACTCTCTGCCAATATGTTGCTGACACCTGCAATTATTCCAACTTTATCCTTACCGATAACTGTTATTACTGCTCTCACGCTATTACCTCCCGCATATGCTTATAAATAATATTCTAAATTAACTTACTAATGTATCAGAGTTGGTTAATATTATATATCTTTAATATACAAATATCAATCACAAACATTCCGAACATGTGTTTGATTTATTGGATAAAATATGTTATACTACTATCAAATAGATAAATCAGCTTGATTTTGAGTAAATTATTTACGAGGAAAACATATATGGACTTGAATGAAAAATTAGGTATATTAGCAGATGCAGCAAAATATGACGTTTCATGCTCATCTAGCGGAGGGACAAGAAAAAACAAAAATGGTGTAGGAGACAGTCATGCATGTGGAATCTGCCATACCTGGGCTGATGACGGTAGATGTGTTTCTCTGCTTAAAATTTTATTGTCAAATGAATGTATATACGACTGCGTATACTGTATAAACAGGTCTTCAAATGACGTGCCCCGTGCGAGTTTTACGGCCGAGGAAGTTATTGAGCTTACCATGAATTTTTATAGAAGAAACTATATAGAAGGACTTTTCTTAAGCTCCGCTGTTTTAAAAAATCCAAGCCATACCATGGAATTAATGCTTGAAATCGTAAAAAAACTCCGTACTGAACATGGCTTTTTTGGTTATATACATATAAAAGCAATTCCCGGGGCTGATGAAAGGCTTATAAACGAAGCCGGAACGTACGTTGACAGAATGAGCGTAAACATTGAACTTCCATCTGACAAAGGCCTTGAAGTACTTGCTCCTCAAAAACCTAAAAAAGCTCTACTCAAACCCATGCATCAGATAAACAACAGAATAATAGAAAACAAGGAAAATAAGCGATTATTTAAAAAGGGAGATTCTTTCGTACCCGCCGGACAAAGTACGCAGCTTATTGTAGGGGCAACACCCGATAAGGATTTAAGTATTTTAAAGCTCTCAGAAGCCTTGTACGGCAATTTTAATCTCAAGAGGGTTTATTACTCGGCATTTGTACCAACCGTAACAGATCCTAGGCTGCCGGCTCTTATCAAGCCTCCTCTACTACGTGAACACAGATTGTATCAGGCCGACTGGCTTTTGAGGTTTTACGGTTTTGAGGCTGATGAATTATTAAGCAAAACCAATCCCAATTTTGATCCTGAGCTTGATCCCAAAGCTGACTGGGCTATGAGAAATCTGCATTTGTTTCCGATAGAAGTAAATTCTGCAGAATATGAAATGCTTTTGAGAGTACCGGGAATAGGTGTTAAATCGGCACAAAGGATTATTACTGCAAGAAGGGTTGGCAGACTGACTTTTGACAACTTAAAAAAAATTGGAGTAGTCTTAAAACGTGCAGGCCACTTTTTAACCTGTCAGGGTAAAACATATGATAGTTACAGCTCAAATGAAGCTATTGTAAAAGAATCCTTGATAAGTGCAAAACTTCAACCCAAAAGTAAAAAGTCTGTTTTAGGACAGATGTCATTATTCTCACTAGTAAATGATAGCGGAGCTGATGAAAACATCTCAGAGTTTCTTCTAACAGACTCTCCTTCAAATAACCGGCAATGGCTTAGTTTTTACAATCAACCACAAGACGGGAGGCTTTTGTTAAGTGATATACATTTATGACGGAACATGGGATTGCTTTTTGACAGCAATTCATCATTATTATTATGACAAACAGGATGTTTCAAAAATTGAATCGAGCCTTTGCTATATACCAAATCTTATTGACGAATACAGAACCATAACTACTGATATTATAAAGGCTAAGGCCGTAGAAGAAGCAATACTGCGCAAGATTTCAGCGGAAAGTCTTGAAAATCTTCAAAGATGTTTCTTTTCGGAGATCGAAGGGCGTGAAATGTGGATTTTAAAATATATTCGTCTTGGGTTTAAAATTGGTATACGCATAGACAGTATGCTTGGAGATAAAACCGTTTTAGATGTATTGATTCCTGCCAGAAAAGTAGGAATGGAGTGTCATAGAATGCTTGGACTGCTACGTTTCGAGCTTTTGGAAGGTGGCATTTATTATGCAAAAATCCAACCGGACCATAATATAATTTCTTTTATATCTCCTCACTTTAAGAACCGTTTTGCAGATCAGAACTGGATAATACATGATACAAAACGAAAAATTGCTTCTTTGTACAACACAAAAAAAATGCTTCTTTCCTATATGGATCTTTCCAATATCCCTGAACTTCATGCAGATGAACTCAAATTCCAGGCTCTCTGGAAAAATTATTATAAGCATATAGCAATCAAGAATAAAATAAATCCAAAATTACAAAAGAATTTTATGCCTAAACGTTATTGGAAAAACCTTACGGAGAAGAAACCTGATTAAATATCCATAATATTGAGTAAAGAGGCCGTTGAAACAGCCCCTTTAAATTTCAAACTATTTAAGCTTATTAACCAATTCTTTAAACACATTTCCA
This region of Clostridium sp. BNL1100 genomic DNA includes:
- the copZ gene encoding copper chaperone CopZ, whose product is MAKEITDIVVEGMTCNHCVNSIKNAVGSLQGVEKVDVDLATKKVTVEFDPEIVKGKQIKDAIEDQGYDVTMEHNNFV
- a CDS encoding DUF2318 domain-containing protein is translated as MKNSYKLNFTIIGAIIVVLAGILILKFAGNDSQNIVAVEDTIIPKSQITNKVTFYPVKAGKTNMEVLAVKASDGTIRTAFNTCQVCNGSPRAYYKQEGDVIVCQNCGNRFSMDMIEQQRGGCNPIPIYRENKKEDPENITIPKEFIENNKGLFTANWKTE
- a CDS encoding LCP family protein, whose product is MKSAKISFLSCLFSGIILFIIGTVLMVNIKTTPPPQQKKENALPSGDTKNSINVTETYTNSGNPINFLVLIKEASGANTDSMIVANYEPATNQISLLTIPRDTKPTSKGTYKINSVFYLGTKKYANLPSSQCKHKAAEYTAQTISNLTNIPIDYYVYLEIDTIKKIVDMLDGVYFDVPADLRYPDPSQDLNINLKKGYQLLDGDKAEQLLRFRKPPYSLRKAPEDLRKYYDGSDLKRTEMQIKFVNELIKQKVTVLNLPKLIPVINYAFSNVITNISLSDTLNLASGFTKANRPEMNTFKLYGVDRTINDIYYFIYNNKVEDVKTRDQYDTQEIIEKFFKTKTGNFLPDPDKKYNYHTVLADNPSNSETESRNNGKDKP
- a CDS encoding stalk domain-containing protein translates to MKKLFVLFSLIVCLILSSVSVFAADDLLDENTSTIITVSFKAGSGSYTANGKAVKAEASAVVKGKTFVPVKVITDALGASFTPDLKKKTAVIKYNDVEIKITDKKQEAIIAGKKTKMDAAPYIKNSSFMATISFLADVFGADLTNSGGKVTFTKEIANPNSIKDFGTLIKNTNKTKVGDSYYNWSMKLPRELILGSRSFNGDYSFFISQDASYSISVAIRDKDKDATLEDEQQNLREEAEDSTLIDSGIYELKGFEYAEIVYKDSDLTFEKRVYMTDTKKFSMLLLLDNDKSYLDSKYQDLLDSFQFKFSKDGSTEDLSDVTTAGYRKYQDTQLKWSAKILPYWSEYKDENIHNEVQFNGLLGELFSVNIYSLEKGETLDLITSSAIKSYERDYNPEMFKFEGQESAVIGGVKCSKLYYKYTRSGKQKYGCDIFFVDKSYKYVLCYELPEEAYNDSNKRMMVEGMVNSFRFEQLDLKATGKLMDPSKITASTKTRTIDDDYYSFKLPSGWKTSQDNTEDSKTYYSSDESIYLNISTAEMQTSSTDSFSGLDQYFNSLLDKNLKLESKTAINEKGTFGYKYVFIVNENNTQYRQDVYVLTKGNQMIQVTFTANDFYYGNTNKEMVSSIWNSFTLK
- a CDS encoding trypsin-like peptidase domain-containing protein produces the protein MKKRYLVLLVVMILLLSFNFLVSGATQFKLSINGISTDIGTTTVNNKIYVDAEALANQLGFNASKTSKSINISTKNDDIIPNIIKSISPSVVGIIGNIDSGDSTADGVVLGTGIIIKSGGDILTNAHVVEDMSRIVVVLTDGTGYQARIKYIDKPSDLAVIKIDKIGLTAATLGKMQDIVIGKTAIAIGTPMSFQNRNSASVGVISGLNRSADGFYQYKLIQTDAAINPGNSGGPLLTTKGEVIGINSMTTVNAQGLSYAIPIDTVQYVLNHFYKYGKVKRVTLGADFEEDYVALYGLPSRNGLKITNIEKGSCAEKYGLKKDDFIYSINGVYVNTLVDLNEAYKSVLPGNKIKVGVRRNGKVQSFNVVMDELK
- a CDS encoding DUF2752 domain-containing protein, producing the protein MKNNLKWIKAAVCIFPFALIILAYFLRNQIIYLGTLFPSCPSYTYLNIYCPGCGNTRSVQHLLKGDIPSSIRFNPVPLLGIILVILAYIELITYVFGRHKKVFPRNRIFWWALGAISLIYFIVRNFIRPF
- a CDS encoding carbon-nitrogen hydrolase family protein — translated: MNTKIKLGLCQMAVTDNKNDNLKKALSMIEECCKRGADIAILPEMFNCPYDTKMFSLYAENIENSKTISVISESAKYNNMYIVAGTIPERSNDCVYNSSIMFDRQGNIIAKHRKVHLFDVNIKDGIAFRESDVLTAGRSVTVAETEFGGVGLAVCFDMRFTGLYSEMTEAGAKIIITPASFNMTTGPAHWELLVRARALDNQIFHAVVSSARNTSADYVSYGNSMVCDPWGSVVSRADEKEGILIADIDLNMVNNVRSQIPVNKIID
- a CDS encoding PFL family protein, with the protein product MLGPFEVLETIDMIQKENLDIRTITMGISLRDCCHPDIDISCKKIYDKITRYAEKLVVTGENIEREFGIPIINKRISVTPIALVAESCESDEYVKFAEAMDKAAQTVGVNFIGGFSSLVHKGYTVGDKRLIQSIPEALSRTKLVCSSVNVASTKAGINMDAVAEMGRIIKKCAELTADNGALACAKLVVFANAVEDNPFMAGAFHGIGEPECVINVGVSGPGVVKCALEKVKGADFGTVSETIKKTAFKITRMGQLVAQEASRRLNVPFGIVDLSLAPTPAIGDSVAYILEEMGLEKCGTHGTTAALALLNDAVKKGGVMASSYVGGLSGAFIPVSEDAGMIDAALSGALTLEKLEAMTCVCSVGLDMIVVPGDTSAETISAIIADEAAIGVVNTKTTAVRLIPAPGKKVGDKVEFGGLLGSGPVMKVNPFSSNEFIKRGGRIPAPMHSLKN
- a CDS encoding ACT domain-containing protein, whose product is MRAVITVIGKDKVGIIAGVSNILAESNVNILDISQTILQDVFTMIMLVDISKCNIPFHNISDKLESKGVEMGLKIQIQHEDIFNSMHRI
- a CDS encoding putative DNA modification/repair radical SAM protein, translating into MDLNEKLGILADAAKYDVSCSSSGGTRKNKNGVGDSHACGICHTWADDGRCVSLLKILLSNECIYDCVYCINRSSNDVPRASFTAEEVIELTMNFYRRNYIEGLFLSSAVLKNPSHTMELMLEIVKKLRTEHGFFGYIHIKAIPGADERLINEAGTYVDRMSVNIELPSDKGLEVLAPQKPKKALLKPMHQINNRIIENKENKRLFKKGDSFVPAGQSTQLIVGATPDKDLSILKLSEALYGNFNLKRVYYSAFVPTVTDPRLPALIKPPLLREHRLYQADWLLRFYGFEADELLSKTNPNFDPELDPKADWAMRNLHLFPIEVNSAEYEMLLRVPGIGVKSAQRIITARRVGRLTFDNLKKIGVVLKRAGHFLTCQGKTYDSYSSNEAIVKESLISAKLQPKSKKSVLGQMSLFSLVNDSGADENISEFLLTDSPSNNRQWLSFYNQPQDGRLLLSDIHL
- a CDS encoding TIGR03915 family putative DNA repair protein: MIYIYDGTWDCFLTAIHHYYYDKQDVSKIESSLCYIPNLIDEYRTITTDIIKAKAVEEAILRKISAESLENLQRCFFSEIEGREMWILKYIRLGFKIGIRIDSMLGDKTVLDVLIPARKVGMECHRMLGLLRFELLEGGIYYAKIQPDHNIISFISPHFKNRFADQNWIIHDTKRKIASLYNTKKMLLSYMDLSNIPELHADELKFQALWKNYYKHIAIKNKINPKLQKNFMPKRYWKNLTEKKPD